From a single Fulvivirga ulvae genomic region:
- a CDS encoding UxaA family hydrolase, which produces MQKKLIKVHPSDNVAVALVDLLRGETIAVDGEELTIQSPTQAKHKVALADFQEGDSIIMYGVLVGKSGEFVDKGQVLTTANVKHDTARVTQKTGSIEWTPPKVDGWKDKTFMGYHRADGQVGTQNVWLFFPLVFCENRNIEILKEVFEKELLNKKEDKYRLLLRSLIHADGEQDVLVKEPKQERVFENVDVRFISHQGGCGGIRQDSESLARLLAGYLNNPNVAGATVLSLGCQNLQIQIFKDALASINPDFKKPLLIYEQQKMGTVDDMLSTVIRESYEAIAAANEIERKPAPLSKLSIGLECGGSDGFSGISANPTLGHTSDLLVALGGKAVLSEFPELCGVEQELTNRCVDDEQAGKFLSLMQAFEKSAINAGSGFDMNPSPGNIKDGLITDAMKSAGAAKKGGTSPIVDVLDYGEYISKPGLTLLCTPGNDVESTTAMAGSGVNIILFTTGLGTPTGNPVVPVIKVSSNRELAERMPDIIDIDTGAIIRGEKSIEEMAEELMEMIIEVASGRVKTKAMQLDQNDFIPWKRGVSL; this is translated from the coding sequence ATGCAGAAAAAATTAATTAAGGTTCACCCATCGGATAATGTAGCAGTAGCTTTAGTAGACCTGTTACGGGGCGAAACGATTGCCGTGGATGGAGAAGAACTGACTATACAAAGTCCTACTCAGGCAAAGCATAAAGTCGCATTGGCAGATTTTCAGGAAGGTGACAGTATTATCATGTACGGTGTACTGGTAGGCAAGTCCGGAGAATTTGTTGATAAAGGGCAAGTACTTACAACCGCCAATGTAAAACATGATACTGCAAGAGTGACGCAAAAAACGGGCAGCATCGAATGGACCCCACCGAAGGTTGATGGTTGGAAAGACAAAACATTTATGGGGTACCACCGTGCAGACGGGCAGGTAGGTACGCAGAATGTCTGGTTGTTTTTCCCACTCGTATTTTGCGAAAACAGAAATATCGAGATCTTAAAAGAAGTATTCGAAAAAGAGCTTTTAAATAAAAAAGAGGATAAATACAGGCTGTTGCTGCGTTCACTGATCCATGCTGATGGTGAGCAGGATGTACTGGTAAAAGAGCCAAAACAGGAAAGGGTATTTGAGAATGTAGATGTACGGTTCATCTCCCATCAGGGAGGTTGCGGAGGCATCAGGCAGGATTCGGAGTCCCTGGCCAGGCTATTGGCAGGCTACCTTAACAACCCCAACGTGGCTGGCGCGACTGTGCTCAGCCTGGGATGTCAAAACCTGCAGATTCAGATCTTTAAAGATGCCCTGGCTTCCATTAATCCTGATTTTAAAAAGCCATTGCTCATTTATGAGCAGCAAAAAATGGGTACGGTTGATGACATGCTCAGTACCGTGATCAGGGAATCATACGAGGCTATAGCAGCCGCCAATGAAATTGAGCGTAAACCGGCACCGCTGTCCAAGCTTTCCATAGGTCTGGAATGCGGAGGCTCGGATGGCTTTTCCGGTATTTCGGCAAACCCTACCCTGGGGCATACATCAGATCTCTTGGTAGCCCTCGGTGGTAAAGCAGTACTGTCGGAGTTTCCTGAACTCTGTGGTGTAGAGCAGGAGTTGACCAACAGGTGTGTAGATGATGAACAAGCGGGGAAATTCCTTTCACTGATGCAGGCTTTCGAAAAATCGGCAATCAATGCAGGGTCGGGCTTTGACATGAACCCTTCACCCGGTAACATCAAAGATGGCCTGATCACGGATGCTATGAAGTCGGCAGGTGCTGCGAAGAAAGGAGGGACTTCTCCCATTGTGGACGTGCTGGATTATGGCGAGTATATTTCCAAGCCGGGGCTTACGTTGCTGTGTACGCCTGGCAATGACGTAGAAAGCACTACCGCCATGGCTGGATCGGGAGTAAATATTATTTTATTTACTACCGGCCTGGGTACACCAACGGGAAATCCTGTAGTGCCTGTTATTAAAGTGTCATCCAACCGGGAGCTGGCAGAAAGAATGCCTGACATCATAGATATTGATACAGGTGCTATAATCAGAGGCGAAAAATCGATCGAAGAAATGGCTGAAGAGCTTATGGAGATGATCATAGAGGTGGCAAGCGGCCGGGTGAAAACCAAGGCGATGCAACTTGATCAAAATGACTTCATACCCTGGAAAAGGGGAGTCTCCCTATAA
- a CDS encoding TRAP transporter large permease — protein sequence MEYLPVLVLVSSFLALLAMGAPVAWSIAISALLTMLVSIPALPAFTTVSQRIGTGLDSFALLAIPFFILSGELMNKGGIAHRLIAFAKTLVGSLPGGLALINIISAMLMGAIAGSAMASASAMGSILGPEMEKEGYSKEFGAAVNITSATTGLIIPPSNILIVYSLASGGASIAALFLAGYIPGILTGLFLMIVALVWARKKNYNVGKRSSLKEVFSTFVDALPSLLLLIIVIGGIVAGIFTATEASAIAVLYTLLLGAFYKELTLAGLPEILLKSASTTAVVMLLIGASMCMSWVMSYENIPQDISSGLLSISDNKIVILLIINLLLLFVGVFMDMTPAVLIFTPIFLPVVTKLGIDPVHFGIIMILNLCIGLCTPPVGSVLFVGVGIAKTTIEKVIKPLMPLFLAMILALLLITYFPQLSLWLPGLFDL from the coding sequence ATGGAATATTTACCCGTACTAGTACTTGTTAGTAGTTTTCTGGCCTTGCTGGCCATGGGCGCTCCGGTAGCGTGGAGTATAGCCATTTCGGCACTTCTCACCATGTTAGTCAGTATTCCCGCATTGCCTGCCTTTACCACGGTTTCCCAGCGTATCGGTACAGGCTTGGACAGCTTTGCGCTGCTGGCCATACCGTTCTTTATACTATCCGGCGAACTAATGAACAAAGGAGGTATAGCACACCGCCTGATTGCCTTTGCCAAAACACTTGTTGGCAGCCTGCCGGGCGGGCTGGCACTGATCAATATTATATCTGCGATGCTTATGGGCGCCATAGCCGGTTCTGCAATGGCCTCTGCATCTGCAATGGGAAGTATTTTAGGCCCGGAAATGGAAAAAGAGGGCTATTCAAAGGAATTTGGTGCTGCAGTAAATATAACATCAGCTACTACGGGGCTGATCATACCACCCAGTAATATCCTCATTGTTTATTCACTGGCCAGCGGGGGTGCTTCTATAGCCGCATTATTTCTGGCAGGCTACATTCCCGGCATACTTACAGGCTTGTTTCTGATGATAGTGGCATTGGTCTGGGCAAGGAAAAAGAATTACAATGTAGGCAAGCGCAGCTCCCTCAAGGAAGTATTCAGCACATTTGTTGATGCACTGCCCAGCCTGCTTTTATTGATCATTGTAATAGGAGGTATTGTAGCCGGTATTTTTACGGCTACGGAGGCATCGGCAATTGCCGTACTCTATACTCTGCTGTTAGGCGCATTTTATAAGGAGCTTACCCTGGCCGGCTTGCCTGAGATTTTGCTTAAGTCGGCCTCTACTACTGCGGTGGTTATGCTTTTGATCGGCGCATCTATGTGTATGTCATGGGTGATGTCATACGAAAATATTCCGCAGGATATCAGCTCAGGACTTCTGAGTATAAGCGATAATAAAATTGTCATACTCCTAATCATCAACCTGTTGCTGCTTTTTGTTGGCGTATTTATGGACATGACACCTGCAGTACTGATTTTCACCCCGATATTTTTACCGGTAGTTACCAAGCTCGGGATTGACCCGGTGCATTTTGGCATTATCATGATCCTCAACCTGTGTATCGGACTTTGTACGCCACCGGTGGGGTCTGTACTTTTTGTGGGAGTTGGAATAGCTAAAACTACTATTGAAAAGGTCATTAAACCACTAATGCCATTGTTTCTGGCCATGATACTGGCATTGTTGCTGATCACATACTTTCCGCAACTGAGCCTTTGGCTGCCCGGGTTATTTGATTTATAA
- a CDS encoding LacI family DNA-binding transcriptional regulator, which produces MSEKITIYDIAKKLNITAATVSRALNNNPRISDATRKLVMETAASMGYTQNKLALALKSGKSNLVGVIVPYIDTSFFASIIRGIEEALYPEGYNVIICQTHETQEREVETVNTLLNAQVDGILMSVSKSSKDTTHFDHILNKKIPLVFFDRRKNVKGVSSVTIDDFEGGYEATKHLIEQGCKKIAHLSGDWSLEIYKKRFEGYKHALLDHGLEFDDKYLLHVKSDTAAGRAAVDTLMKLDEKPDAIFSSSDFVALGTIQRLQELGFSLPDDFCVVGFSNEPFTQLMELSISSVDQAPHEMGKMAAKVFLDHVSSVGKVKIEQKVELTPHLIIRKSSSKSAVSELAK; this is translated from the coding sequence ATGAGTGAGAAGATAACGATTTACGATATAGCCAAGAAGCTGAACATTACTGCGGCAACAGTTTCCAGGGCTTTAAACAACAACCCACGTATAAGTGATGCTACACGTAAACTGGTAATGGAAACTGCCGCCAGTATGGGTTATACGCAAAACAAACTGGCCCTCGCTCTGAAAAGCGGAAAGAGCAACCTGGTAGGAGTAATTGTTCCATATATAGACACGAGCTTTTTTGCTTCTATTATCAGAGGTATAGAAGAGGCACTATACCCTGAAGGTTACAATGTGATTATCTGCCAAACCCATGAAACGCAGGAAAGGGAAGTCGAAACGGTAAATACACTTTTAAACGCCCAGGTTGATGGTATATTGATGTCGGTTTCAAAATCATCAAAGGATACCACGCACTTCGACCATATCCTTAATAAAAAGATACCGCTGGTTTTCTTTGACAGGAGAAAAAATGTAAAAGGTGTAAGCAGTGTGACTATTGATGACTTTGAAGGCGGGTATGAGGCGACAAAACATCTCATTGAGCAGGGCTGCAAAAAAATCGCACATCTATCCGGAGACTGGTCACTTGAAATATACAAGAAGCGTTTTGAAGGCTACAAGCACGCTTTGCTGGATCATGGCCTTGAGTTTGATGATAAATACCTGCTTCATGTAAAAAGTGATACAGCAGCCGGAAGAGCTGCAGTGGATACATTAATGAAGCTGGATGAAAAACCAGATGCAATATTTTCATCCAGTGATTTTGTCGCTTTGGGTACGATCCAGAGGCTTCAGGAGCTTGGATTTAGTTTGCCCGACGATTTTTGTGTGGTGGGCTTCAGTAATGAACCTTTTACGCAACTTATGGAGCTATCAATATCTTCGGTAGATCAGGCTCCGCACGAAATGGGTAAGATGGCCGCCAAGGTTTTTCTTGACCATGTTTCAAGTGTCGGCAAAGTCAAAATTGAGCAAAAAGTTGAGCTTACCCCACACCTGATCATCCGCAAGTCGTCATCAAAATCGGCGGTCAGCGAACTGGCTAAATGA
- a CDS encoding tagaturonate reductase, whose protein sequence is MKKLSRKELGIEDKLPVKVLQFGEGNFLRAFVDYAFQNLNDEANFNAGVAVVQPLDKGLVKLLSDQDGLYTLFLKGFQKGVEIQKHELIRNVVKAIDPYASFDRYLALAREESLEFVVSNTTEAGIAYLASDEPDMRPPASFPGKLTVFLYERFRYFQGAADKGLCIIPCELINYNADVLKDIILQYVSDWNLGEDFKRWITQHNSFHNTLVDRIVPGYPKDEIEDYNQQLDYADQLIVTAETFFLWVIEGDATLRKKLPFERTSLDVKIVDNMQPYRTRKVRILNGAHTAVVPFSILYGNTLVKETVEDEFTGEFIREAVFNEILQTLEMDKAELRKFAEEVFDRFRNPFIKHQLSSIALNSISKFKVRVLPSLLEYNKLNNALPVNLTFSFACLLCFYQGTWMDKKLPVQDDRDILDFFTKVWLADNIKEVVHKSLKNEALWGQDLSKVEGLEYMLTMALEEIMSNGIEEGFSNYKNRVNKAQTDHAEKIN, encoded by the coding sequence ATGAAGAAATTAAGCAGAAAGGAACTGGGAATCGAGGATAAATTACCGGTTAAAGTGCTCCAGTTCGGAGAAGGCAACTTCCTGAGGGCATTTGTGGATTATGCTTTTCAAAACCTAAATGATGAGGCAAATTTTAACGCCGGAGTAGCCGTTGTGCAACCACTGGACAAGGGCCTTGTTAAGCTTCTTAGCGATCAGGATGGTCTTTATACTCTCTTCTTAAAAGGATTTCAAAAAGGAGTAGAAATCCAGAAACACGAGTTGATCAGGAATGTTGTTAAAGCCATTGATCCCTATGCTTCCTTTGATCGGTACCTGGCCCTGGCCCGGGAAGAATCACTGGAATTTGTGGTATCCAATACTACAGAGGCCGGTATTGCTTACCTGGCATCTGACGAACCGGATATGCGTCCTCCAGCCTCTTTTCCCGGAAAGCTGACGGTATTCCTTTATGAACGCTTCCGGTATTTTCAGGGAGCAGCAGATAAAGGACTTTGCATTATTCCTTGTGAACTGATCAATTACAATGCTGATGTTTTAAAGGACATTATATTGCAATATGTGTCAGACTGGAACCTGGGCGAAGATTTTAAGAGATGGATCACTCAGCATAACAGCTTCCACAATACACTGGTTGACAGAATTGTACCCGGTTATCCTAAAGATGAAATCGAGGATTATAACCAACAGTTGGATTATGCAGACCAATTGATCGTAACGGCAGAGACCTTCTTTCTTTGGGTAATTGAGGGAGATGCTACGCTCAGAAAAAAGCTGCCCTTTGAGCGCACAAGCCTGGATGTGAAGATAGTGGACAATATGCAGCCTTACCGTACCAGAAAGGTACGTATCCTGAATGGTGCACATACAGCGGTAGTGCCATTCTCCATTTTATATGGCAATACACTCGTTAAGGAAACCGTGGAGGACGAGTTTACCGGAGAGTTTATCAGGGAAGCAGTGTTTAATGAAATTTTGCAAACCTTGGAGATGGACAAAGCAGAACTTAGAAAGTTTGCTGAGGAAGTTTTTGACCGCTTCCGCAATCCTTTTATCAAACATCAGTTGTCCAGTATAGCCCTTAATTCCATTTCCAAATTCAAAGTAAGGGTACTGCCGAGCCTATTAGAGTACAACAAGCTCAATAATGCATTGCCCGTAAACCTTACCTTTTCTTTTGCTTGCCTGCTGTGCTTCTACCAGGGCACCTGGATGGATAAGAAGCTTCCCGTACAGGATGACCGGGATATACTCGATTTCTTTACGAAAGTGTGGCTGGCTGATAATATTAAGGAGGTTGTACATAAGAGCCTTAAAAACGAAGCACTATGGGGCCAGGACCTGTCTAAAGTAGAAGGCCTGGAGTACATGCTGACCATGGCACTGGAGGAGATCATGTCAAATGGTATTGAAGAAGGATTCTCCAATTATAAAAACAGAGTAAATAAAGCTCAAACTGACCATGCAGAAAAAATTAATTAA
- a CDS encoding bifunctional 4-hydroxy-2-oxoglutarate aldolase/2-dehydro-3-deoxy-phosphogluconate aldolase, whose protein sequence is MSRFSRIQVFSKMEETGLVPLFFHDNADVVQQVVKACYLGGARLFEFTSRGDFAHEIYADLAKFCTKECPELILGVGSVTDAAAASLYMQMGANFIVTPVLREDIALVCNRRKVLWSPGCGSLTEIARAEELGCEVVKLFPGDVYGAEFVKGIKGPCPWTNIMPTGGVTPTEENLKYWFDSGVSCVGMGSQLVTKNIINNGDYGALERKVRETLDIIQSVKSH, encoded by the coding sequence ATGAGCAGATTTTCAAGGATACAAGTGTTCTCAAAAATGGAAGAAACAGGCTTGGTGCCATTGTTTTTCCATGACAATGCTGACGTGGTGCAACAGGTGGTGAAGGCATGTTACCTTGGAGGTGCACGGCTGTTTGAGTTTACGAGCAGGGGAGACTTTGCTCATGAAATTTATGCCGATCTGGCGAAGTTTTGTACAAAAGAGTGCCCGGAACTTATCCTTGGAGTAGGTTCTGTAACTGATGCCGCTGCTGCATCACTGTACATGCAAATGGGGGCCAATTTTATTGTTACCCCTGTGCTTAGGGAAGATATAGCTCTTGTGTGCAACAGAAGGAAAGTGCTCTGGTCACCAGGATGTGGTTCACTGACTGAGATTGCAAGGGCGGAAGAGTTGGGCTGCGAAGTCGTTAAACTTTTTCCCGGAGATGTGTACGGAGCTGAGTTCGTGAAAGGGATCAAAGGTCCTTGTCCGTGGACGAATATAATGCCTACAGGTGGCGTAACACCCACCGAAGAAAACCTTAAATACTGGTTTGATTCCGGGGTAAGCTGCGTTGGAATGGGATCACAACTTGTTACAAAGAACATTATCAACAATGGAGACTATGGTGCACTGGAGCGTAAAGTAAGGGAAACCTTAGATATCATTCAAAGCGTGAAAAGCCACTGA
- a CDS encoding TRAP transporter substrate-binding protein, whose product MGRIFTILTLIALICATGCNQQKQTRTIKLAHTLDVSHSVHKAMVKMGEDLEQLSGGKMKIEIYPNQQLGSERECLELLQIGSLGMTKVSVGTLENFAPGMRVLGLPFLFRDREHAFKVLDGPIGQELLNEGEQYWLKGLGYYDAGCRSFYTKERPVNKPGDLEGLKIRVMESVTAMDMVRSLGGSPTPISWGELYTSLQQGVVDGAENNPPSFYLSRHYEVCKYYSLDEHTLLPDVLVIGTNLWDRLTPQEQAWLKQAVDNSVKYQRKLWAVSEAEALEMVQKAGVEIIRPDKEPFSKKVEGIYEAYKNYPELYKIIQEIQETR is encoded by the coding sequence ATGGGACGTATTTTCACTATACTGACCCTTATAGCTTTGATCTGTGCAACCGGTTGCAATCAGCAAAAACAGACCAGGACTATTAAACTAGCCCATACTCTGGATGTAAGCCACTCGGTACACAAAGCCATGGTTAAGATGGGAGAAGATCTGGAGCAGCTTTCCGGAGGTAAGATGAAAATTGAAATATACCCCAACCAGCAATTAGGCAGCGAGCGTGAATGCCTGGAGTTACTGCAAATTGGCAGTCTGGGCATGACTAAGGTATCAGTAGGTACGTTAGAAAACTTTGCTCCGGGTATGAGAGTGCTGGGTCTGCCTTTTTTGTTTCGGGACAGGGAGCATGCTTTCAAAGTACTTGACGGCCCCATAGGGCAGGAGTTGCTCAATGAAGGGGAGCAATACTGGCTGAAGGGATTGGGCTATTATGATGCAGGCTGCAGGAGTTTTTATACCAAAGAGCGCCCTGTTAACAAGCCGGGTGACCTCGAAGGGCTAAAAATCAGGGTGATGGAGAGCGTTACAGCCATGGACATGGTTAGAAGCCTTGGAGGCTCGCCTACACCTATATCCTGGGGCGAGCTTTATACTTCACTGCAACAAGGGGTAGTTGATGGTGCGGAAAACAATCCTCCGAGTTTCTACCTCTCACGTCACTATGAAGTTTGTAAATATTACTCTCTGGATGAACATACACTGCTACCGGATGTGCTGGTCATAGGCACAAATCTATGGGATAGACTAACACCACAGGAGCAGGCATGGCTGAAACAGGCGGTTGATAACTCAGTGAAATACCAAAGGAAATTATGGGCTGTGTCTGAAGCTGAAGCGCTGGAAATGGTGCAAAAGGCTGGTGTGGAGATCATCAGGCCTGACAAGGAGCCTTTCTCGAAAAAGGTAGAGGGTATTTATGAAGCCTACAAGAATTACCCTGAGCTCTACAAAATTATTCAGGAAATCCAGGAAACACGATAA
- a CDS encoding TRAP transporter small permease, producing MGLRAKIDKILANILIFIMALMVINVLWQVFSRYLMGSPSSFTDELARYLMIWVGILGAAYVSGKKGHVAIDVLLRKLSPAPRKRLRLFIDLLISLFSLSALVVGGGRLVYITYVLEQYSPAMQMPLAVVYAVIPVSGILIIYYKIYDMINN from the coding sequence ATGGGATTAAGGGCCAAAATAGATAAAATACTTGCCAACATTTTAATATTCATCATGGCTTTGATGGTGATCAATGTACTATGGCAGGTCTTTAGCCGGTACCTGATGGGCTCACCCAGCTCTTTTACCGACGAACTCGCCAGGTATTTGATGATTTGGGTGGGGATCCTTGGTGCTGCTTATGTTTCTGGTAAGAAAGGGCATGTAGCCATAGATGTATTGCTTCGAAAGCTTAGTCCTGCGCCACGGAAGCGGTTGAGACTTTTTATTGACCTGCTGATCAGTCTGTTCAGTTTAAGTGCTTTGGTAGTTGGAGGAGGGAGGCTTGTTTATATTACCTACGTGCTGGAGCAATACTCTCCTGCTATGCAGATGCCATTGGCAGTGGTGTATGCCGTGATACCTGTCAGCGGCATACTGATCATCTATTACAAAATATACGATATGATAAACAACTAA
- a CDS encoding SusC/RagA family TonB-linked outer membrane protein: MKTNFLMMKPGNWLASFIILLTLFTGSQIFAQKGLTVKGTVIDAETQAPLPGVNIVELSTISGSVNGTITNYDGTYTLQLTTENASLLMTYIGFADKEVAVNGRSSIDVSMEVDSETLNEVVVIGYSEQKKSDVTGSVGSIEGGSITERNFTNPVEAIQGNVAGVQISYSTGRIGDGFDIVIRGKNSMSSDADPLYVVDGVPTDGIDFLNPQDIDRIDILKDASSTAIYGSRGSNGVIIVTTKSGATAKPGVNFSFDSFVGIKDPARLPEMMSGEKWWYYHQSAYLATAKEDPDTGTVTEQTLYDAVIGTGNSLLEERANNNDAFDWYDAVLKTGIQQNHYLSASGTSGNGISYNLGLGFQNETGNIENESLDKYTFKFGLTNNINEKFSTGANFTVALTEQALGSDLAMREAFRLNPFLTPYGLDGELFPLPGKLVDAEGNFLINKTSTYNPILEIENSVDNIRRWNGVGSIFVQYYPLEWLSFKSTLSGGADLSRRGKSWGAETNTGVNNRDLASAEVSKAENFNYTWDNQFNINRNFGEDHTVSVLGLQSIFYSSTETSLASSRYMPFNTSFYNLGSGDQGTYALGSGFSKQTLSSYAIRVNYSFRERYLLTLSNRWDGSSLLSESNRWDSFPSGAVAWRISEEAFMTDLTVVTNLKLRVSYGFTGNNIIAPYSTQNGLDLQTYYDFNGTNANGWLPASLANKALGWEKTKELNVGFDFGLLGNRITGSLDVYDRLSDELLLEQQLPRESGWETIRANVGSVSNKGVEVALTTTNIKSQKISWETTFTFTKNTNEIKSIYGQDEADDVGNGLFIGESIDAHYNYKFIGIWQANEATQAAEYGMKEGQEKLLDVDDNGEYDPDIDRVILGSSNPDWTGSVFSRLTVGNFDLSASLITNQGVFVYSPFHANFTDTRDRGRQKLDIDWYVPANDAGLQAQYSNSYPQPRNEGSYWINDGVGYYRDASFVKVKNIALGYTLSNSLTNKLGLQSCRVYTNILNPFVFTDYDGYDPEWAAADFNIGRVSSITYQFGVSVKF; this comes from the coding sequence ATGAAAACCAACTTTCTAATGATGAAGCCCGGTAACTGGCTCGCATCATTTATTATCCTTCTGACCCTATTTACAGGAAGTCAGATATTTGCACAAAAAGGACTCACGGTAAAAGGCACCGTGATTGACGCGGAAACCCAGGCCCCTTTGCCAGGTGTCAACATTGTGGAACTCTCCACTATAAGTGGCTCTGTCAACGGTACCATTACTAATTATGATGGTACTTATACGCTACAGTTAACTACTGAGAATGCCAGCCTATTGATGACTTATATTGGCTTTGCTGATAAAGAGGTAGCTGTCAACGGCAGGTCTTCCATTGATGTATCTATGGAAGTGGACTCCGAGACGCTCAATGAGGTGGTGGTGATTGGTTACAGCGAACAGAAGAAATCAGATGTTACCGGTTCAGTGGGCAGTATCGAGGGCGGGAGCATTACCGAACGGAATTTTACCAATCCGGTAGAAGCTATTCAGGGGAATGTAGCCGGAGTGCAGATATCTTACTCTACAGGCCGGATAGGAGATGGCTTCGATATTGTCATAAGAGGAAAAAACTCAATGAGTTCGGATGCCGACCCATTATATGTTGTGGATGGTGTTCCTACAGATGGAATTGATTTTCTGAACCCGCAGGATATTGACAGGATTGATATATTGAAAGATGCTTCGTCTACTGCGATTTATGGCTCCAGGGGGTCGAACGGAGTAATTATTGTTACTACTAAAAGCGGTGCAACAGCCAAACCTGGTGTTAATTTTTCTTTTGACAGCTTTGTAGGAATAAAGGACCCGGCACGCTTACCTGAAATGATGAGCGGGGAAAAGTGGTGGTATTATCACCAGTCTGCTTACCTGGCTACAGCCAAGGAAGATCCGGATACCGGTACGGTTACGGAGCAGACCCTCTACGATGCTGTAATTGGTACTGGTAACAGCTTGTTGGAGGAAAGAGCCAACAACAATGATGCATTTGACTGGTATGACGCTGTGCTCAAAACCGGCATTCAGCAAAACCATTACCTGTCAGCTTCCGGAACTTCCGGCAATGGTATCTCTTACAATCTTGGACTTGGCTTTCAAAATGAAACGGGTAATATCGAGAACGAATCACTGGACAAGTACACGTTTAAGTTTGGACTGACCAATAACATCAACGAGAAGTTTTCAACCGGTGCAAACTTCACTGTTGCCTTAACAGAACAGGCTCTGGGAAGTGATCTGGCTATGAGAGAAGCTTTCAGGCTTAATCCTTTTCTTACGCCTTATGGATTAGATGGTGAATTATTCCCTCTGCCCGGAAAGCTGGTTGATGCTGAAGGAAACTTTCTGATCAACAAAACAAGTACATACAATCCCATTTTAGAAATTGAGAATTCTGTTGATAATATAAGAAGGTGGAACGGTGTGGGAAGTATATTCGTACAATATTATCCTTTGGAGTGGCTTAGTTTTAAGTCCACACTGTCAGGCGGTGCCGACCTTTCCAGAAGGGGTAAATCATGGGGTGCTGAAACTAATACCGGGGTAAATAACCGTGATCTTGCATCTGCTGAAGTTTCAAAAGCAGAGAATTTCAATTACACCTGGGACAACCAGTTCAACATAAATCGTAATTTTGGTGAAGATCACACGGTCAGTGTGCTTGGATTACAAAGTATATTTTATAGCAGTACCGAGACTTCACTGGCAAGTTCCAGGTATATGCCATTTAATACCAGTTTCTACAACCTGGGGTCCGGAGATCAGGGAACGTACGCTCTGGGGTCAGGTTTTTCAAAGCAAACATTAAGCTCATACGCTATTCGTGTGAACTATTCTTTCAGGGAAAGGTACCTGCTGACGCTATCGAATCGATGGGATGGCTCTTCGCTTTTATCAGAGTCTAACCGGTGGGATAGCTTCCCGTCGGGTGCAGTAGCATGGAGGATCAGCGAGGAAGCTTTTATGACCGATCTCACGGTAGTAACTAATCTGAAATTAAGGGTGAGTTATGGCTTTACGGGAAACAACATCATAGCACCATATTCTACGCAAAACGGCCTGGACCTTCAAACTTACTACGACTTTAACGGCACTAATGCCAATGGCTGGCTGCCGGCATCGCTTGCTAATAAAGCACTGGGATGGGAGAAAACCAAAGAGCTTAACGTAGGGTTCGATTTCGGCTTGCTTGGAAACAGAATTACCGGTAGCCTGGATGTCTATGACCGTTTGTCTGATGAGTTGCTGTTGGAGCAGCAGTTGCCCCGTGAGTCCGGCTGGGAAACGATCAGGGCTAATGTCGGTTCTGTAAGCAATAAAGGAGTGGAGGTAGCGCTAACCACAACCAATATTAAAAGTCAAAAGATTTCGTGGGAGACCACTTTTACTTTTACAAAAAACACCAATGAGATCAAATCCATCTATGGACAGGATGAAGCTGATGATGTAGGGAATGGCCTTTTCATAGGTGAATCCATTGATGCACATTACAACTATAAATTCATAGGGATATGGCAGGCCAATGAAGCCACCCAAGCCGCTGAATATGGAATGAAGGAAGGTCAGGAGAAGCTGCTGGACGTAGATGACAACGGCGAGTATGACCCGGATATAGACCGGGTTATCCTAGGCTCATCCAATCCAGACTGGACAGGGAGTGTATTCTCGCGCTTAACAGTAGGTAATTTTGATCTGTCGGCCTCGCTGATCACCAATCAGGGGGTATTTGTGTACAGCCCTTTTCACGCAAATTTTACTGATACCCGGGACAGAGGAAGACAAAAACTTGATATAGACTGGTATGTGCCAGCCAACGATGCAGGACTGCAGGCACAATACTCAAACAGCTATCCGCAGCCCAGAAATGAAGGTTCATATTGGATAAATGACGGTGTGGGTTACTATAGAGACGCATCTTTTGTAAAAGTCAAAAACATAGCTTTAGGTTACACCTTGTCGAATAGCCTGACCAACAAGCTGGGACTACAAAGTTGTCGTGTCTACACCAATATTTTAAATCCATTTGTATTTACAGATTACGATGGATATGACCCTGAATGGGCTGCGGCTGATTTTAACATCGGGCGTGTAAGCTCAATCACCTATCAGTTTGGCGTAAGTGTAAAATTTTAA